DNA from Elephas maximus indicus isolate mEleMax1 chromosome 18, mEleMax1 primary haplotype, whole genome shotgun sequence:
gtaacagaaataccacaagtgaatggctttaacaaacaaaagtttattctctcacagtctagagggctagaagtctaaattcagggcgcccTCTCTAGGGGAGGAACCCcagtggtgcagtcgttaaggcttggctgctaaccaaaaagttcagcagcttgaatctgccagctgccccttggaaaccctgtggggcagttctactcggctctatagggtcgctgtgagttggaatgaactcaatggcaacaggtttggtttttttggttctctaggggaaggctttctctctcttttggctgtagtggaaggtccttgtttccttTTGGCATCTGTGGGCCtgatgttccttggagatctccatgagtcatggcatctgtcttctcctggGTTAAGGAAGTTCTCAGCaccgggaccccaggtccaaaggaccagctctgctcctggctcttctttcttggtggtaggaggtaccccgcctctgtttgcttctctctccttttatctcttgtaagataaaaggtgtgactcaatcAAGGGTCGTGTGGTATACTCtaccctaatcctcattaacataacataatCCTGCCACATCAACATAacagacaactcactcccaaatagGAGCACAACCACAGGCTTGGAggctaggatttagaacacataattacatcagatgacaaaatgcaggccgatcctgggaatcatggcctacccaaggtGACACATACTTTTCAGGGACACACTTTATTTCATGACTGGTCCTGAGACTGGGAATTCCCATTATCCTCACCAGTCTTTTGTTACAGGTTACAACACATGCCAGAAGCAGCAGGCTGACTGGTTTCACTGGCTTGACGGTCTGTGCTGATGCTGACCTCACCTCCAAGGTGAGGAGTGTAGGGAGCTGGTGTAGCTTCTCCTGGCTCTCAGAGTCCTAGGATGCTCTCCTTCTGACTGGGGTGTGTTCATATTCTAGAGAAGTTTGAGTTAGGCCTCCCCCTTCTACCAATCAGCTGCTGAGAGGAGTTGATGGACCTCCATTCATTCTTCAGGAAGCATTAAAGCCTCCTACCTAGATTGTGAGTTGTCTTGTTCATCATTGTGTCTGTCATACCCAGAACAGCACTTAGTATGAAGTAGGTGCTTActaaaaggatttttttccccacataccTGAAGTCTCAGCCAGAGTTTGATACAGTAGATCCTTGACAATTGAGAACGTGCTTCTTGAAAAGTTTGGGAATTCCAGATTACTCTAATACCAGTAATTGAGTCTGACTGCAGTGTGGACTAGCTGTGCTATAACAGCTGTGCAGTTCtctccaggccccagccccaagcCTTCAGACACTTAATTAAAATCTTTGCAGGGTATTGTACACTCCTTATATTTTTGACCTTAAAATCAGCCCCTCGCATAGGCCAACTTACCTCCACTGCAAAAGTGTACTTCTTTTGGACCTCTAGGCTTTAATCTAGAAATGTCAAAGCTGTGTCACTTAATCTTTTACGTACCCAACAGAGGCCAAAAAGGACCTTGGGGGAGCAACAAACATGGCTTCACCCAACATGCAAAATGGCAGGAGGTAACCACCcaaagggagtccttgggtggaacAAACGGTTAAtaggcttagctgctaaccgaaaggttggctgttcaagtccacccagaggtgccttgaaagaaagacctggtgatctacttccaaaaattcagccctataaaaccctatggagcacagttctactctgacacatgtgggataagcaagagttggaactgacttgatgacagaaggtttggtttttggttaatcatCCAGCCAGGAAGGACATCGATTCTTCAACAAGTCCTATTCAGCTCATGGCCTGCAGGAGGGGGTCTCCACTGCTCTTGGCACCTGTGGCAAAGGGTGGATGGAGCAGTTACTTGTCAGGTGCTCATATAGAAAGGAAAGGCAGGGTCAGAATCTCAGGCTGGGCTGATGTGCCAAACTTGAGGCTACTGATTTCTTCCAGAACCAGCTGTGCGGGTAACTCTCCAGTGCTGTGAGCATTCCAATTTCTCTAGCTGTTTTCTAAGATGATGGAGAAGAGCCAGAAGGGGTAATGGAAGACTCGAGATTCAAGATATGGAAGGGTTCACTAGGAGAACTGGGCAATTTGTTTGTAAATTTATCTGTAGCCACAGGGCTGCATCTACCCAGCATAAAGTGAAGTGGAAATTTGGCAAACATGATCATTAATTATCTAATTTGACTGTTTACAACAATCAAGTTTATTGGTTAACTGCCAGATCTCCACTCCATTTTGTATTACTCAGGGACAGCAAAAGGGAAAAGGAATTAGATCACACATCTGATTCTTTTATACATAGGTGATGAGAATACCTTGTGGAATAGATAGTTGTCTTTAAGGTACTTTATTATGAAACTTTTCCAgcattttctttgaaaaatgacAGAAGAGTCTTGGCTGGATTTCAGGCCCATTAATTGACTTAGATACTGAGATCAAGCCAATTCCTCACTCCCAGGTTTCTGGCGTTACTCATCCATGGCTCTAACAAGATGTATCtaatcttgttgttgctgttaggtgccgtcgagtcagttctgactcgtggcgaccctagtacaacagaacgaaacactgcctgatcctgtgccatcctcacaattgttgttatgcgtgagcccattgttgcagccactgtgccagtccgtctcgttgagggtattcttttttgctgaccctcttctttagcaagcatgacatccttctccaggaactggtccctcctgatagcatgtgccCCTGGACGTCATTTTCAGAAGCTTTATGTCCCGTTGTGGAAGATTGTTATATACCCTCcatattcactcactcattcactcattcattcattcttgaaCACCaatgatgtgccaggcactgtagtaGGTATGACAGGTACAAAGATGAAGGCTGCATCTGGAGGAGGTCAATGTTTGGTTAGagagtaaccaaaaaccaaaccaaactcattgctgttgagttgattccagttcatggcgactccacgtgtggtaaaaaaataaccaaaaccaaaaccaaaacccagtgccgtcgagtcgattccgactcatagcaactctataagacagagtagaactgccccatagagtttccaaggagcgcctggaggatttgaactgccaaccctttggttcacagccatagcacttaatcactacaccgcgAGGGTTTCCCCatgtgtggtaaaaaaaaaaaaaataaaaaacccacgtGTGGTACGAGCTGTAAAttaatgatgtcactttgataggATCAGTGCAATAGTAGAGGTATGTGATGTGAACATTAGGTGCACAGAGTGGGAAAGATGAAGTTAGCTTGGTTGGGTCTGAGAAGTGTTGTTTCCTAGAGTTAGAAGTTGAAACTGAGGGTCGAGACGTGAATAAGGTCTCTCTCCCCAAAAGGTGGTGGGTGAGAGGTTAGAGAGGGAAGAAATTCTAAGCATGAAGAACAgcacagagtgtgtccttttgaggagctgccagatGCTCACCAGGCCTGGAGCACGGGGTGCAGATAGGAAAGGAGGAAGTGAGGGTGGGTGAGGGAGTTGGAGCCTCACTGGATGTGATAAGGGATTTGGTAATGAGGAGTGTTCAGGGAGATTTAAGGAGGGAGAATCACTTGATCCTCTTTGAAAGCCAAGGTAGCAGGGTGAGCAGGTCAAGGTAACTCCGGAGGCAGGTCGAATTGGTTCAGATACCAGGCAACTTTTTCACTGTATAGCCTTGGAGAAGTTCCCAGTTTTTTCAGTATAGAAAATAGGATAATCATGCATTCATTCAAATATTGTTGAAAGAATTAGAAACACTATGTATAAAGTACCTAGAATAGTATCTGGAATTTgaaatattattgttatttttgattgaagattttttaattttatgtataaAGAGTTTTGCATTGTTTCTTTTGTTGGGTAGATGTCTTGAATAATCCATTCAAGGAAGATCACTTAGTCCAACTTGATGGAGCATACATCTGTCACATACTGATGGATACACTGGTGGCACATATCGAGGCTGTATTTCTGGATCAGACTGTCCAGTTTGGGCACACACGGCAAGAGCAGGAAGCTGGCCGGATTTTCTCGGGTGGCTCCAGCAGAGTTGCTGGTGACCCATCTTGCTTTGAGCGGTGCACCAAGGCAAAAGGAAAGAGGCTGACATATTATTATTGAGAATCCACATAATATATTGGAAAGTATAAGATATTCTGAGTCAGAGAAACCTTAGTTTTGATACTAGTTTTACTTTTGACACatttcttaacctttctgaacctcagttttattGCCTTCCATTGGGGAGTGTAAAAACAGCTTGgggacagtgtctgacctcctctaacttcacaagaggggaAGGAGAGTCAAGGTCAACAGCCTAatactgattcctatgaggcaaaggtcagacatgcctcccctCTCAGTAGTTCTGGGTGGTTCTGCATGTCTTTTCCTCAAATGGAAAATCTGAGTGGGGCTCAGGTTTTCGACCTAAGCCCCCCGACCATACACAGGGCTACTGCATTCTAATAGCCTGCATTTCCCTCAGGCGaatcctagttccccttttagcatatgCAATCCAGTGTTTGCCAAAGGCAGAGTTACATGCTGTCTGTAATCTATAATACCCAGTATTCGTTTCTATCGTATATTTAGGTCAgctatgggtttttgtttttttttttttaatacaacactAGGTAGGGGAAACATTCAgtatccataaaccaaaaacccattgctgttgagtcgattctgactctagaactgccccatagggtttccaaggatcgtatggtgaatttgaactgccaatcttttggatagcagatgaactcttaaccacatcaccaccagggtttccacagtgtcCATTGTAAAGTCAGTTAAACATATAATCTTTTCTAAAACATTCATCTTCATTTTCTGTTCATCTTCTGTTCTCCACCCCttgactatcttcccattcatatgcacaTGCCTTGGGCCTCTGCCTGGGTGGCTTCCTATCAATCATTCTGCTTATCTGACCTGGCTTTGGCTCCAGGACACTTCATCTGCAGCTCTTCAGCTTTTGTTACAGGTAACAAAAACCAcagtaaccatctaagaatcaaaagtttcacttcccaagccccttccttctttctcttacaaTGTCCCACGATTTGATGAGTCTGGAACCATTACAaagaatcccacttctgacaccaactgtaaaaatggcgGTGTCTGACCTCTtgtaacttcacaaaggggaaggagaatcaagatcaacagcccaacgctgattcctatgaggcagaggtcaggcatgcttcctctcttcaccatctttaccaattctgagacCAACTGTCCctctcatggcactctctacttctctgctgggtttgataatccagtgtaatggccacatagaactcacaagCAATACTCATGATCATGGTGTTAGGGAAGTAACTGTTACCATTCAGGCTCGGGTacactcaggatacaattcttccatcaaggcagcctcttcccagccatgctcacagacACACCTCTCCTTGTCTCttagcctctgcccaaaggcactcagctttctctctctatggaccgggaagcccaccatgccatttcTTGCTACTGgctctctgctgccaggtctctgctgccaagtctgctgctgggtctctgctgccttcagttttacagctctctgtcttgGTGTcatggttccaggagcttctcagcacagggaccccaggtccaaaggacacactcttatctcctggctgttcttccttggtggcggtagaatcctctttccttcctctgaggtggctcatttcaaacccagtggggtggcaaaactgaccaatccccttggtgagctACAACTACCTTATTTTCACagttccacccaatcacttgggtgggcgTTAcaggaccatggctagaaagggcacacaaaagcaatccatcacactgcagggAGTCCTTGATTTGATTGCCAGCCAATGCATTTCATGTACAGTCACCTCCCATCTGCCAAtagaggcttgcgtgttggtatagtgctaaacaggtttcagcagagctttcaaactataacagactaggaagaaagacctggcaatctacatccaaaaatcaaccaatgaaaactctatgaatcacaatagtccaatctgcaactgaattgagttgtagttttccattaacTTTTATCACAGGACATGAGAGTGCTAGAGGCACCCCAGATGTTCTGTGTTTCAGACATACTTTCCTCTGTGTCCATTGTGTAGTAGCCATCCAATTTCCACTtgagagtcagaatcaattgcATTAGCTGGTATAGTaacctcttctttttctgttggttTATTGGCATGAGAAGCCCAAAATATCCAGGTTTCAGTCTCAGCTTCCAGTTAAATGGAACCATTGTTGTGTCCTCTGATAGAAGCAAAATCTGATAGACTACCAAATCCAAAATTATGGGGACAGTAAGCAAAAACTTTGCTGTTGGATCATTAAGGGTAAGAGTGAAAGAAACCACTCCCCTTTTCCCTCCTTGATTTCTAGATGTCTAAGTCTTGACTATGGGAATAACAACACCTTGATAAATTTAGAGCATATACCACATCCTGGAGCCCCATAAAGTGTTTCTACCCAGTTGGTACTACAACTGAGTCTTTAAAAAGCTATTCCACTGCTCTATCAGGATGATAGATAGACCAgggaattccatgagcatgagtccattgttgtactTCATGTGCTGTAAAATTGCCTGGTCAGAATCTACTATGTGAAATACCAGGACATTAAATAAGGCACTCTGTGAGTCTAGAGAGAGTgattttggcagaagcactgcagGCAGGAAAGACTAACCCATACACAAAGTGTCTACCGTATTTTTCTCAAATAACACGCCTACACATATAACGTCCAGCAAGCTCACTTACAAAAATACTGAGGGAGGGTTGCGCATCTGGCAAAAAACATACAATGAGtgcattatttgagtaaaaatacggTATTATAGTGAGACCAAAATGCTATCCCGTTGCATAATGGAAGTGATCCAAACTAATACA
Protein-coding regions in this window:
- the LOC126061435 gene encoding LOW QUALITY PROTEIN: 40S ribosomal protein S29-like (The sequence of the model RefSeq protein was modified relative to this genomic sequence to represent the inferred CDS: inserted 2 bases in 2 codons), translated to MGHQQLCWSHPRKSGQXSCSCRVCPNXDSLIQKYSLDMCHQCIHQYVTDVCSIKLD